The proteins below come from a single Saccharopolyspora sp. SCSIO 74807 genomic window:
- a CDS encoding AI-2E family transporter — MLAIAAVVAVVCWLAVTLYAVVTATAVALLLAALLAPGVEWLVGKGLPRTLAAAVVLVGGLAAVGGVLTLVVTTVIRGLPGLQEQIGHSVEATHQWLQHGPLQLSQGQLDQGLERLTTTIRNSEATLTSGALSTASTLLGFLTGLLLVLFTLFFFLRDGRKIWDFVLRVTVPGSVRARVDVAGLRSFASLVAYIRATAAVALMDAAGVGIGTAFVGVPLSAVLAALVFLGAFVPYVGSMVTGTVAVLVALVTTGPFPALVVLAIVVGVMQLEGHVLQPLILGHAVRLHPLAIVLGITAGFILAGAVGAVLAVPITAILNAAIRSLVLEHGETVAADPTDTDEAQVPATSAQASGSEESR, encoded by the coding sequence TTGCTGGCCATCGCCGCGGTGGTGGCGGTGGTGTGCTGGCTGGCCGTCACGCTCTACGCGGTTGTCACAGCGACGGCCGTTGCGTTGCTCCTGGCGGCGTTGCTGGCGCCGGGCGTGGAATGGCTCGTGGGTAAGGGCCTGCCGCGCACCTTGGCAGCAGCGGTGGTGCTCGTCGGTGGGCTGGCCGCGGTCGGCGGTGTGCTCACCCTTGTCGTCACCACCGTGATCCGTGGCTTGCCGGGCCTGCAGGAACAGATCGGCCACAGCGTCGAGGCCACCCATCAATGGCTGCAACACGGGCCGCTGCAGCTGAGCCAGGGGCAGCTCGACCAAGGGCTCGAACGGCTCACCACCACTATCCGCAACAGCGAAGCCACGTTGACCTCGGGCGCACTCAGTACCGCGAGTACCTTGCTGGGGTTCCTCACCGGACTGCTGCTCGTGCTGTTCACCCTCTTCTTCTTCCTGCGAGACGGGCGCAAGATCTGGGATTTCGTGCTTCGGGTGACGGTTCCGGGTTCCGTCCGGGCTCGTGTCGACGTCGCGGGATTGCGTTCGTTCGCGTCCTTGGTCGCCTACATCCGAGCGACCGCGGCCGTGGCCCTGATGGATGCGGCCGGTGTCGGAATCGGCACCGCGTTCGTCGGCGTCCCCCTGTCGGCTGTCCTGGCGGCCTTGGTGTTCCTGGGCGCTTTCGTGCCCTATGTCGGGTCGATGGTCACCGGGACCGTTGCGGTCCTCGTCGCCTTGGTCACCACGGGACCTTTCCCGGCGCTGGTCGTCCTGGCCATCGTGGTGGGCGTGATGCAGCTCGAAGGGCACGTGCTGCAACCGCTCATCCTCGGTCACGCCGTACGGCTGCATCCGCTGGCGATCGTCCTCGGTATCACGGCCGGATTCATCCTTGCCGGGGCGGTCGGCGCGGTGCTGGCGGTACCGATCACCGCCATTCTCAACGCGGCGATTCGCTCCCTGGTACTGGAACACGGCGAAACGGTGGCAGCGGACCCGACCGACACCGACGAGGCTCAGGTCCCCGCGACATCAGCACAGGCGTCCGGCAGCGAAGAATCCCGGTGA